In one Parageobacillus genomosp. 1 genomic region, the following are encoded:
- the mtnK gene encoding S-methyl-5-thioribose kinase, with protein sequence MSISHSSVYEPLTEQGAISLAVRLGLFREGAPLVCREIGDGNLNLVFRIVDKEAKKGIIIKQALPYAKVVGESWPLTLKRAVIESNALRTFASYAPQYVPKVYYSDESLAITVMEDLSHLQIARKGLIEGKTYPLLSRHIGEFIAKTLFYTSDFGMNQQEKKQLAQSFVNPELCKITEDLVFTDPFFNHETNNFEEELRDDVEALWNDDKLHLEVAKLKRKFLTEGDALIHGDLHTGSIFASDEETKIIDPEFAFYGPFGFDIGQFFANLLLNALSRPEPQQEPLFAHIDKTWDVFATIFSELWHTHNVEPYAKTKGLLEEVLHNTFVDAIGFAGCEVIRRTIGLAHVADLDGIENKENRLQAKRHALRLGRSLILQRETLSSTKEIRSLFAQTVLTPAN encoded by the coding sequence ATGTCGATCTCACATTCATCCGTTTATGAACCGTTAACAGAACAAGGAGCCATTTCTTTGGCCGTGCGCCTCGGCCTCTTCCGCGAAGGAGCGCCGCTTGTCTGCCGGGAAATCGGGGACGGTAACCTTAATCTCGTTTTCCGCATCGTCGATAAAGAAGCGAAAAAAGGAATTATCATCAAACAAGCCCTTCCATATGCGAAAGTCGTTGGGGAAAGCTGGCCGCTCACCTTAAAACGCGCGGTAATCGAAAGCAATGCGCTGCGCACATTCGCAAGCTATGCGCCGCAATATGTGCCAAAAGTTTACTATTCCGATGAATCTTTAGCCATTACCGTGATGGAAGATTTATCCCATTTGCAAATTGCCCGCAAAGGCTTAATCGAAGGAAAAACATATCCGCTTCTATCCCGACATATCGGCGAATTTATCGCAAAAACGTTATTTTACACGTCGGATTTCGGCATGAATCAGCAAGAAAAAAAACAGCTGGCGCAAAGCTTTGTCAATCCCGAACTGTGCAAAATCACGGAAGATCTCGTATTTACCGATCCGTTTTTTAATCATGAAACGAACAACTTTGAAGAAGAACTGCGCGACGATGTCGAAGCGCTTTGGAACGATGACAAGCTTCATTTAGAAGTTGCCAAATTAAAGCGCAAGTTTTTAACCGAAGGGGATGCGCTCATTCACGGCGATTTACACACAGGCAGCATTTTCGCCAGCGACGAAGAAACAAAAATTATCGATCCGGAATTTGCGTTTTACGGCCCGTTCGGCTTTGATATCGGTCAATTTTTCGCCAACTTATTGTTAAATGCGTTGTCCCGCCCAGAACCACAACAAGAACCGTTATTTGCCCATATCGACAAAACTTGGGATGTATTTGCGACGATCTTTTCTGAACTTTGGCATACGCACAATGTCGAGCCGTATGCGAAAACGAAAGGACTATTAGAAGAGGTGCTGCACAACACCTTTGTCGATGCGATCGGCTTTGCCGGCTGCGAAGTAATCCGCCGCACGATTGGGTTGGCACATGTTGCTGATCTGGACGGCATCGAAAATAAAGAGAACCGTTTGCAAGCAAAACGACATGCGCTTCGTCTTGGCAGAAGCCTCATCTTGCAACGTGAAACATTATCTAGTACCAAAGAAATTCGTTCTCTTTTCGCACAAACCGTGCTAACACCAGCGAATTAA
- a CDS encoding sugar ABC transporter ATP-binding protein, with the protein MNGLYMNNIYKSFGAVNVLNGVSLHVQHGEVHALLGMNGAGKSTLMKILAGALSPDQGTITIDGKEYQFSSPADAKKAGIGLVVQEVDTALFPALTVYENIAADEIAKTKQKPFLSWKQQKERAAELLRRVGLSISPAKLIRECSLHEKQLIVLAKVLSSSARYIILDEPTAALSETETKRLFAIINELKGQGVSFIYISHKLKEIKEICDRVTILRDGNVVHHGDVASLSLEEMIRYMVGRSYTAAQRETRTYGDDLLFEVKQLHIAKTNTTVDLHVHKGEIVGIAGLVGAGKTELAESLIASSKTTGEWWIDGKRYVFSSPKEAIAAGICLIPEERRKQGLFLQESVRTNLTVRLLSSLTKWQWVLQKKETAVAKQLVDSLQIHPPFLSASVRQLSGGNQQKVVIGKWLKTDARVFIFDEPTKGIDINAKQEVFSIIRSLADEGKAILYLTSEFQELLDIADTIYIMVDGKLIQRVPAHDITYEQLIYYCSGGEVDGTASRFGRQEKASAISS; encoded by the coding sequence ATGAACGGCCTTTACATGAACAATATTTATAAATCATTTGGCGCTGTCAACGTATTAAACGGCGTGAGCCTCCATGTTCAACATGGGGAAGTTCACGCCCTTTTAGGGATGAATGGTGCCGGAAAAAGCACATTAATGAAAATTCTGGCCGGCGCTCTTTCCCCTGATCAAGGTACGATTACGATTGATGGAAAAGAATATCAGTTTTCCTCGCCTGCCGATGCCAAAAAGGCGGGCATCGGTTTAGTGGTTCAGGAAGTCGATACGGCTCTCTTTCCGGCACTGACCGTCTATGAAAATATTGCCGCCGATGAGATCGCCAAGACAAAACAAAAGCCTTTTCTTTCTTGGAAACAGCAAAAAGAGCGGGCTGCAGAGTTGTTGCGCCGCGTCGGCCTGTCGATTTCGCCGGCCAAGCTCATCCGCGAATGTTCCCTGCATGAAAAACAGCTGATTGTTCTGGCAAAAGTCCTGTCCTCCTCGGCCCGCTACATCATTTTGGATGAGCCGACCGCCGCGCTGAGCGAGACGGAAACAAAGCGGCTGTTTGCGATTATCAATGAGCTCAAAGGGCAAGGTGTTTCATTTATCTATATTTCTCACAAACTAAAGGAAATTAAAGAGATTTGCGACCGCGTCACGATTTTGCGCGATGGGAACGTCGTCCACCATGGGGATGTCGCCTCTCTTTCTCTAGAGGAAATGATCCGCTATATGGTGGGACGCTCTTATACAGCCGCGCAAAGGGAAACGCGCACATACGGGGATGACCTTCTTTTTGAAGTGAAACAGCTCCATATCGCAAAAACAAACACAACGGTCGACCTGCACGTTCATAAAGGGGAAATTGTCGGCATCGCCGGGCTTGTCGGAGCAGGAAAAACGGAATTGGCGGAAAGTTTAATTGCCAGCAGCAAAACGACAGGCGAATGGTGGATAGACGGAAAACGTTATGTGTTTTCTTCCCCAAAAGAGGCGATTGCGGCCGGCATTTGCTTAATTCCGGAAGAACGGAGAAAACAAGGGCTTTTTCTGCAGGAATCGGTTCGCACCAATCTTACCGTCCGGCTGCTATCCTCATTGACGAAATGGCAGTGGGTGCTGCAGAAGAAAGAGACGGCCGTTGCCAAGCAACTTGTCGATTCCTTGCAAATTCATCCGCCTTTCCTGTCAGCAAGCGTGCGGCAATTAAGCGGCGGCAACCAGCAAAAAGTCGTGATCGGGAAATGGTTAAAAACCGATGCGCGCGTATTTATTTTTGACGAGCCGACAAAAGGAATTGACATCAACGCCAAGCAAGAAGTATTTTCGATCATCCGCTCCCTTGCCGACGAGGGAAAAGCGATTTTGTATTTAACAAGCGAATTTCAAGAACTGCTTGATATTGCCGATACGATTTACATCATGGTGGACGGCAAGCTGATCCAACGCGTGCCTGCCCATGATATCACCTATGAACAACTCATTTATTACTGCAGCGGAGGTGAGGTGGATGGCACAGCCAGCCGTTTCGGTCGCCAAGAAAAGGCAAGCGCCATCTCTTCTTGA
- a CDS encoding methylated-DNA--[protein]-cysteine S-methyltransferase codes for MKLEFSIYPSDLLGNIYVVSDGEAIVSVQLFEEDWRELCQQYEMIKSRSPLLENAVSQLDEYFRGRRKAFDLPLKWKGTDFQEQVWQALCEIPYGTTVSYSDIASKIGRPKAVRAVGQANRANELAILVPCHRVIGKNRSLTGYAGSRIDVKAQLLELEQRYNMT; via the coding sequence ATGAAACTTGAATTCAGCATCTATCCATCTGATTTACTCGGAAATATCTATGTAGTTTCCGACGGCGAAGCGATCGTCAGCGTCCAGCTGTTTGAGGAAGATTGGCGCGAGCTTTGCCAGCAATATGAAATGATAAAAAGCCGTTCTCCCTTATTAGAAAACGCTGTGTCGCAGCTCGATGAATATTTTCGCGGCAGACGGAAAGCGTTTGACCTGCCTTTGAAGTGGAAAGGAACGGACTTTCAGGAACAAGTATGGCAGGCGCTTTGTGAAATTCCGTACGGAACGACGGTCAGCTACAGTGATATTGCGAGCAAAATCGGTCGCCCGAAAGCGGTGCGGGCGGTTGGACAAGCAAACCGCGCCAACGAGCTGGCCATTCTCGTTCCTTGCCATCGGGTAATCGGGAAAAACCGCTCGCTGACGGGATACGCCGGCAGCCGCATCGATGTCAAGGCGCAGCTGCTCGAGCTCGAACAACGGTATAATATGACATAA
- a CDS encoding pyridoxal phosphate-dependent aminotransferase, which translates to MTKQFPLSDLLEGLPKQFFASLVAKVAKKIAEGYDVINLGQGNPDQPTPPHIVEAMQKAVANPKYHKYSPFQGYSFLKQAVAEFYEREYGVTVDPEKEVAILFGGKAGLVEIPQCLVNPGDIVLVPDPGYPDYWSGIALARAKMVMMPLRAEHGFLPDYSDIPRHIAEKAKLMFLNYPNNPTGATASQEFFEETVSFAAKHGICVVHDFAYGAIGFDGKKPVSFLQAEGAKDIGVEIYTFSKTYNMAGWRVAFAVGNESVIAAINLLQDHLYVSLFGAIQEAAATALLSSQRCVEELVALYESRRNTFMAALRQIGWDVAPPKGSFFAWLPVPHGWTSERFSDYLLEKAHVAVAPGIGFGEHGEGYVRVGLLTSEARLQEAAERIGKLCLFENKKMIDNV; encoded by the coding sequence ATGACAAAACAATTTCCGTTATCCGACCTGTTAGAAGGGCTTCCAAAGCAGTTTTTCGCCTCATTAGTCGCGAAAGTAGCCAAAAAAATCGCGGAAGGATACGATGTCATCAATTTAGGGCAAGGAAATCCGGATCAGCCGACACCGCCACATATCGTTGAAGCGATGCAAAAGGCGGTGGCAAACCCGAAATATCACAAATATTCGCCGTTTCAAGGGTATTCTTTTTTGAAACAGGCGGTTGCCGAGTTTTACGAACGGGAATACGGCGTGACCGTTGACCCCGAAAAAGAAGTCGCCATTTTGTTCGGCGGCAAAGCGGGGCTTGTCGAGATTCCGCAATGCCTCGTGAATCCTGGTGATATCGTGCTCGTTCCTGACCCGGGGTATCCTGACTATTGGTCGGGGATTGCGCTGGCGCGTGCAAAAATGGTGATGATGCCATTGCGTGCCGAACATGGGTTTTTGCCTGATTATAGTGACATTCCTCGCCATATTGCAGAAAAAGCTAAACTTATGTTTTTAAATTATCCAAATAATCCAACCGGAGCGACTGCTTCGCAGGAATTTTTCGAGGAAACGGTGTCGTTTGCCGCCAAGCACGGGATTTGCGTCGTCCATGATTTTGCTTACGGTGCGATTGGCTTTGATGGAAAAAAACCGGTTAGCTTCCTTCAGGCAGAAGGGGCAAAAGACATCGGCGTGGAAATTTATACGTTTTCGAAAACGTATAATATGGCGGGCTGGCGCGTCGCATTTGCCGTCGGCAATGAAAGCGTGATTGCGGCGATTAATTTGCTTCAGGACCATTTATACGTCAGCCTGTTTGGCGCGATTCAAGAAGCGGCAGCAACCGCTCTTCTTTCCTCGCAGCGCTGTGTCGAAGAGCTTGTCGCCTTATATGAATCACGGCGCAATACGTTTATGGCGGCATTGCGGCAAATCGGCTGGGATGTCGCGCCACCGAAGGGCTCGTTTTTCGCGTGGCTGCCGGTGCCGCACGGCTGGACGTCGGAACGTTTTTCCGATTATTTGCTTGAAAAAGCGCATGTGGCTGTCGCGCCGGGAATCGGGTTTGGCGAGCATGGGGAAGGCTATGTGCGCGTTGGCTTATTGACGAGCGAAGCCCGTTTACAAGAAGCCGCGGAGCGGATTGGCAAGCTTTGTCTTTTTGAAAACAAAAAAATGATTGACAACGTTTAA
- the mtnX gene encoding 2-hydroxy-3-keto-5-methylthiopentenyl-1-phosphate phosphatase, with product MTKRVIFCDFDGTITDNDNIIAIMKQFAPPEWEALKDDILAQRISVQEGVGKMFSLLPSSRKEEITDFILQTARLRDGFREFVAFTKEHDIPLYVVSGGIDFFVYPLLEGLVEKERIFCNSADFSGETIRITWPHACDGQCQNGCGCCKPSLLRKLAVPDAFHIVIGDSITDLEVAKRADHVLARDFLLDKCQELDLPHTPFTTFFDVIHFLQTMEVNV from the coding sequence ATGACCAAACGAGTGATCTTTTGCGATTTTGACGGAACGATTACGGACAATGACAACATTATCGCGATTATGAAGCAGTTTGCGCCGCCCGAGTGGGAAGCGTTAAAAGATGATATATTGGCGCAGCGCATCTCCGTGCAGGAAGGGGTGGGGAAAATGTTTTCCCTGCTTCCATCGAGCCGGAAGGAGGAAATTACGGATTTCATTTTGCAAACCGCCCGCCTTCGCGACGGGTTTCGCGAATTTGTCGCATTTACAAAGGAGCACGACATTCCGCTTTATGTCGTCAGCGGTGGCATCGACTTTTTTGTCTATCCGCTGTTAGAAGGACTGGTCGAAAAAGAGCGCATTTTTTGCAACAGTGCTGATTTCAGCGGCGAGACGATCCGCATCACATGGCCGCATGCGTGCGATGGCCAGTGCCAAAACGGCTGTGGCTGCTGCAAGCCATCCTTGTTGAGAAAACTGGCCGTGCCGGATGCATTTCATATCGTGATCGGCGATTCGATCACTGATTTAGAAGTAGCGAAACGGGCTGACCACGTCCTCGCCCGCGACTTCCTGCTAGACAAGTGTCAGGAGCTCGATCTTCCGCACACGCCGTTTACAACGTTTTTCGATGTCATTCATTTTTTGCAGACGATGGAGGTAAACGTATGA
- a CDS encoding ABC transporter permease: MAQPAVSVAKKRQAPSLLEFLYKHGTLLAILVVIAYFGITQDRFFTYENFSDILRSISIVTLVAIGITFSLIVDGFDLSVGSTVSLATIASAAALVLYRQEILVTLLVPLLLGIAVGLLNSLLIVKLKLPDLLATLATMYAINGVQLTYTKGFSIYNDMPLPDGGTAPGKFIPSFLFIGQGEVFGIPFSVLLMLIIVIASHLFLTYTKPGRLFYMTGENREAARLSGIPVNRYRTYAYVISGFFAALGGIVLASRIGTGQVSAGASFLMDGVAAAYIGFSVFGAGKPNVIGTLFGSILMGVLLNGLTMMNVPYYAQDIIKGAILVGALALSHIQKK, encoded by the coding sequence ATGGCACAGCCAGCCGTTTCGGTCGCCAAGAAAAGGCAAGCGCCATCTCTTCTTGAATTTTTGTATAAACATGGCACATTGCTTGCCATTCTCGTTGTTATCGCTTATTTTGGCATCACACAAGACCGCTTTTTTACGTACGAAAATTTCAGCGATATTTTGCGCTCGATTTCCATCGTTACACTCGTTGCGATTGGCATTACATTTTCTCTTATTGTCGATGGATTTGATTTATCCGTCGGCTCGACTGTCAGCCTAGCAACCATCGCCAGCGCCGCGGCGCTCGTATTATATCGCCAGGAAATTCTCGTTACGTTGCTTGTTCCGCTTTTGCTTGGAATCGCCGTCGGCTTATTAAACTCGTTATTAATTGTGAAATTGAAATTGCCGGATTTATTGGCTACATTGGCGACGATGTATGCGATTAACGGCGTGCAGCTGACATATACGAAAGGATTTTCCATCTACAACGACATGCCGCTTCCAGACGGAGGAACGGCGCCGGGCAAATTCATTCCTTCCTTTTTATTTATCGGCCAAGGGGAAGTGTTTGGCATTCCGTTTTCCGTTTTGCTTATGCTAATCATCGTTATTGCTTCCCATTTGTTTTTGACGTACACCAAACCGGGGAGATTGTTCTATATGACGGGGGAAAATCGCGAAGCAGCACGGCTTTCGGGGATTCCTGTCAACCGCTATCGCACATATGCGTACGTCATCAGCGGCTTTTTTGCGGCGCTTGGCGGCATTGTTCTCGCCTCCCGCATCGGAACGGGACAAGTATCGGCCGGCGCTTCCTTTCTAATGGACGGCGTAGCGGCCGCATATATCGGCTTTTCCGTATTTGGCGCCGGAAAACCGAATGTCATCGGCACGCTGTTTGGCTCGATTTTAATGGGGGTTCTGCTCAACGGGTTGACGATGATGAACGTTCCGTATTACGCCCAAGATATTATTAAAGGGGCAATTTTAGTAGGAGCGCTCGCTTTATCGCATATACAAAAAAAATAG
- the mtnA gene encoding S-methyl-5-thioribose-1-phosphate isomerase — protein MAEPFVIPRSVEWNDTHITILNQQKLPLVTEYLQLKNIEDVWEAIASLKVRGAPAIGITAAYGLALAAQQYETESLENFKKQLQKDRDYLASARPTAVNLFWALDRLVASVAHATSVNEAKTTLVHEAIRIQVEDEDVCRRIGEHALSLFQNGDRILTICNAGSIATARYGTALAPFYLAKEKGMNLHVYASETRPVLQGARLTTWELMQAGVDVTLITDNMAAQTIKAKNITAVIVGADRIAANGDTANKIGTFGLALLAKAFGIPFYVAAPLSTIDLATKTGDEIPIEERNPEEVTHLAGTRIAPEGVNVYNPAFDVTPHHLITAIITEKGIIRGNYETKLSALFAKEAHHEAI, from the coding sequence ATGGCAGAACCATTCGTAATCCCACGCTCTGTAGAATGGAACGACACGCATATTACGATTTTAAATCAGCAAAAGCTGCCATTAGTGACAGAATATTTGCAATTAAAAAATATTGAAGACGTTTGGGAGGCGATTGCGTCGCTGAAAGTGCGCGGCGCGCCGGCGATCGGCATAACCGCTGCTTACGGCCTCGCGCTTGCCGCCCAACAATATGAAACAGAATCACTGGAAAATTTCAAAAAACAGCTGCAAAAAGACCGTGACTATTTAGCAAGCGCCCGGCCAACGGCGGTCAATTTGTTTTGGGCGCTAGACCGCCTCGTTGCCAGCGTCGCCCATGCTACCTCTGTCAATGAAGCAAAAACGACACTCGTCCATGAAGCGATTCGCATTCAAGTTGAAGATGAGGACGTTTGTCGGCGGATCGGGGAACATGCGCTTTCCTTGTTTCAAAACGGCGACCGCATCTTAACGATTTGCAATGCCGGCTCGATCGCCACCGCCCGGTACGGCACAGCGCTTGCCCCGTTTTATTTGGCGAAAGAAAAAGGAATGAACCTGCACGTGTACGCATCGGAAACACGCCCTGTCCTGCAAGGGGCAAGATTGACGACGTGGGAATTGATGCAGGCCGGCGTAGATGTGACGCTTATTACCGACAATATGGCGGCACAGACGATCAAGGCGAAAAACATTACCGCCGTCATTGTCGGCGCCGACCGCATTGCCGCCAACGGCGATACCGCCAACAAAATCGGCACGTTTGGCCTTGCCTTGCTGGCTAAAGCATTTGGCATTCCGTTTTATGTAGCCGCGCCGCTGTCGACGATCGATTTAGCGACAAAAACAGGCGATGAAATTCCGATTGAGGAGCGCAATCCGGAAGAAGTGACCCATCTTGCCGGAACGCGAATTGCCCCAGAAGGGGTCAACGTCTATAATCCAGCCTTTGACGTCACGCCGCACCATCTCATTACGGCTATCATTACCGAAAAAGGCATTATTCGCGGCAATTATGAAACCAAACTGTCAGCACTATTTGCAAAGGAGGCACACCATGAAGCGATTTAG
- a CDS encoding carbon-nitrogen family hydrolase, whose protein sequence is MTLKIACLQLDIVFGSPHENEQVVEREIEKIAKERPDVIVLPELWTTGYDLTRLDEIADENGERVKAFITKLAKSYRVHLVAGSVAKKTAKGVTNTMYVVDRNGTVVGEYSKLHLFQLMDEHLYLQPGEDTGLFTLENTLCAGVICYDIRFPEWIRVHAVQGAEVLFVVAQWPLPRLAHWRTLLAARAIENQCYVVACNRAGSDPNNVFAGHSMIIDPWGEIIAEAGEEPCALTAQIDLQKVQEVRARIPIFADRRPEYYQAAEKNFTKSIDK, encoded by the coding sequence ATGACATTAAAAATTGCCTGCCTGCAGCTGGATATTGTCTTCGGCAGTCCGCACGAAAACGAACAGGTTGTAGAAAGAGAAATAGAAAAAATTGCAAAAGAACGTCCGGATGTCATCGTTCTTCCTGAACTATGGACGACTGGCTATGACTTAACTCGTCTCGATGAAATCGCCGATGAAAACGGCGAACGTGTGAAAGCGTTCATTACCAAACTGGCAAAATCGTACCGCGTCCATCTTGTCGCCGGTTCAGTCGCCAAAAAAACGGCAAAAGGCGTGACAAACACGATGTATGTCGTCGACCGAAACGGCACAGTCGTTGGCGAATACAGCAAACTGCACCTCTTTCAGTTGATGGATGAACATCTTTACCTCCAGCCTGGGGAGGATACCGGTTTATTTACGCTCGAAAACACCTTATGCGCCGGTGTCATTTGCTATGACATCCGCTTTCCGGAATGGATCCGCGTCCATGCGGTCCAGGGGGCGGAAGTGCTGTTTGTCGTTGCCCAGTGGCCGCTCCCCCGCCTTGCCCATTGGCGCACGCTGCTTGCGGCGCGCGCCATTGAAAATCAATGCTATGTCGTCGCTTGCAACCGCGCCGGCAGCGACCCGAACAACGTGTTTGCCGGCCATTCCATGATCATCGATCCATGGGGAGAAATCATTGCCGAGGCGGGCGAGGAGCCTTGCGCACTCACGGCGCAAATCGATTTGCAAAAAGTGCAGGAAGTGCGGGCGCGCATCCCGATTTTTGCCGACCGCCGTCCTGAATATTATCAGGCGGCAGAAAAAAATTTTACAAAAAGTATTGACAAATAA
- a CDS encoding sugar ABC transporter substrate-binding protein has product MKRFRLNYLFAFLFSVIIILSGCMNEQDAVSSKPAKQENGTAETTSKTTAAATEQAEIPAKLKKPIKIAAIMQMSIGTFSSQYIAGVKEQVQKFGGEVQIYNADNDLTKMASYVETAITQNVDAILLDHGRADALEGPVKKAVEKGIPVVAFDNDLNIPGVTVIDQDDYSLAWKTLKTLAEDLNGEGNIVTIWVGGFTPMERRHVIYDAFKKRYPNIKEVAKFGTASANTALDTQTQMEAILKKYPNKGDIDAVFATWDEFAKGATRAIEQAGRSEIKVYGIDLSDEDLQMMQKPNSPWVATTATDPAEVGRVQVRFAYQKIAGEKTPNIYSLEPHLVKRSDLPNQQVSMKDLHQYIAGWGQSNVAISPWMKTLEAQVKNK; this is encoded by the coding sequence ATGAAGCGATTTAGGCTGAACTATTTATTCGCATTTCTTTTTTCCGTTATCATCATCCTGAGCGGCTGCATGAACGAACAAGATGCCGTCAGTTCCAAACCGGCCAAACAAGAAAACGGCACGGCCGAGACAACAAGCAAAACGACGGCGGCAGCGACCGAACAGGCAGAAATCCCTGCCAAATTAAAGAAACCGATTAAAATCGCCGCCATTATGCAAATGTCGATCGGCACCTTTTCTTCGCAATATATCGCCGGCGTAAAAGAACAAGTGCAAAAATTCGGCGGCGAGGTGCAAATTTACAACGCGGACAACGATTTAACGAAAATGGCTTCCTATGTCGAAACAGCGATTACGCAAAATGTTGATGCGATTCTTTTAGACCATGGTCGTGCCGATGCGCTCGAAGGACCGGTGAAAAAGGCGGTCGAAAAAGGCATTCCTGTCGTCGCATTTGACAACGATTTAAACATCCCAGGCGTAACGGTCATTGACCAAGACGACTACAGCCTCGCCTGGAAAACGTTAAAAACGTTGGCCGAAGACTTAAATGGCGAGGGAAACATTGTCACGATTTGGGTTGGCGGGTTTACGCCGATGGAGCGGCGCCATGTGATTTACGATGCGTTTAAAAAGCGCTATCCGAACATCAAAGAAGTGGCGAAATTCGGTACAGCCAGCGCCAATACCGCTTTGGACACGCAAACGCAAATGGAAGCGATTTTGAAAAAATATCCGAATAAAGGCGATATTGATGCGGTGTTTGCGACTTGGGACGAATTTGCCAAAGGCGCAACGCGCGCGATCGAACAAGCAGGACGCAGTGAAATTAAAGTATATGGCATTGATTTAAGCGATGAAGATTTGCAAATGATGCAAAAGCCAAACAGCCCATGGGTCGCTACAACCGCAACAGACCCGGCGGAAGTCGGCCGCGTCCAAGTCCGCTTTGCTTATCAAAAAATCGCCGGGGAAAAAACGCCAAACATTTACTCACTCGAACCGCATTTAGTCAAACGGTCCGACTTGCCTAACCAACAAGTGTCGATGAAAGACCTTCACCAATACATCGCCGGATGGGGACAGTCGAATGTGGCGATTTCCCCTTGGATGAAAACGCTGGAAGCACAGGTGAAGAACAAATGA
- the mtnW gene encoding 2,3-diketo-5-methylthiopentyl-1-phosphate enolase, producing MSQVIATYLIHDEKDIKKKAEGIALGLTVGTWTDLPLLEQEQLRKHKGEVVHIQELEESERVNQYFGKRLKRAIVQIAYPTVNFSADIPALLATVFGKLSLDGEVKLLDVTLPDAWKKQFPGPRFGIDGIRQKVNVYDRPLLMSIFKGIIGRDLAYLTEQLKQQAFGGVDLVKDDEILFDSDVLPFEKRIADGKAVLNEVFEQTGKRTLYAVNLTGKMFELKEKAKRAVELGADVLLFNVFVYGLDVLQGLREDEEIAIPIMAHPAFSGALTPSEFYGVKASLLLGKLLRLAGADFVLFPSPYGSVAIDKEEALGIAKELTDEKEPLKQAFPVPSAGIHPGLVPLLFRDFGVNSVVNAGGGIHGHPDGAAGGGKAFRAAIDAVLAGKSLHEAARDNEALQKALDLWGAVEVTS from the coding sequence ATGAGTCAAGTCATTGCCACATATCTTATTCACGATGAGAAAGATATAAAGAAAAAAGCAGAAGGCATCGCCCTTGGCTTAACGGTTGGCACATGGACCGACCTGCCTCTATTGGAACAAGAGCAACTGCGCAAACATAAAGGGGAAGTCGTCCATATACAAGAGTTGGAAGAAAGCGAACGGGTAAATCAGTATTTTGGCAAACGGCTGAAGCGCGCGATCGTGCAAATCGCTTATCCGACAGTCAACTTCAGCGCTGACATTCCGGCGCTTTTGGCAACGGTGTTCGGCAAGCTGTCTTTAGACGGAGAAGTAAAATTGCTAGATGTAACGCTCCCTGACGCTTGGAAAAAACAGTTTCCGGGTCCGCGCTTCGGCATCGATGGGATTCGCCAAAAAGTCAATGTATATGACCGTCCGCTTCTCATGAGCATTTTTAAAGGCATTATCGGCCGCGATTTAGCATATTTAACCGAACAGCTGAAGCAGCAGGCGTTTGGCGGGGTCGATCTTGTCAAGGATGATGAAATTTTATTTGACAGCGATGTGCTGCCGTTTGAAAAACGGATTGCGGATGGGAAAGCGGTGCTCAACGAAGTGTTCGAACAGACGGGAAAACGAACGTTATATGCCGTCAATTTAACCGGCAAAATGTTCGAATTGAAAGAAAAAGCAAAACGCGCGGTGGAGCTGGGCGCGGATGTATTGCTGTTTAACGTTTTTGTATACGGGTTGGATGTATTGCAAGGATTACGCGAGGATGAAGAGATTGCCATTCCGATTATGGCTCATCCGGCATTCAGCGGCGCGCTTACCCCGTCGGAATTTTACGGTGTTAAAGCGTCCTTGCTGCTTGGCAAGCTGCTTCGTCTTGCCGGGGCCGACTTTGTCTTGTTCCCATCGCCGTACGGAAGCGTCGCGATCGACAAAGAAGAAGCGCTTGGCATCGCCAAAGAATTAACGGATGAGAAGGAGCCGTTAAAACAGGCGTTTCCGGTGCCGTCAGCGGGCATTCACCCAGGGCTGGTGCCGCTTCTGTTCCGCGATTTCGGCGTAAACAGCGTCGTCAACGCCGGCGGCGGCATTCACGGCCATCCAGACGGAGCGGCAGGGGGCGGCAAAGCGTTCCGCGCTGCCATCGATGCTGTGCTTGCCGGCAAATCTTTACATGAAGCGGCCCGTGACAATGAGGCGTTGCAAAAAGCGCTCGACCTGTGGGGCGCAGTAGAGGTGACATCATGA